TTGTCAACCACATTAAATAGGGTTAGATTTAAACCAGCTCCTGTAAACTCTTTGAGGTCTTCCATATTAGTATCGCTTCTTAAAAACACAGGAATAGCCCCTAAATCTTGACCTAAAACCGATTTAAAATCAGCTTCCATTTGGTCAATAAAATCAGTTTTTAATGGCATTTTTTTTATTGCTGCTCTTAACGTTTCTAATTGACGTAATTGATAATGCTCAATCTCGCTTTCTACAATTCCTTTGGCTTCCATTGCGGTTGCTTCTTTAAACATAGCCTCTAAAAACTGCCAATACGATTGATTTTGTTCTGGCATATCCTGATTCATGTGATCTCTAAATATCCCAAACGGAATAACTAATCCTTCCACAACTTGCTCCGGAAACATTTGTTTAAGCTGACCTAAATTAGCTGCTTTTGGTCCGCAAATCTTACCAGAATTACTAGCGTTTACATTTCGTAAATTAAGCACTTTAGATTCATTTAAAATAATAGATTCTACCGGTACTTCTATCTTTTCGCTTTTACGTTCTGTTTTTGTAAACAAGGCACGCTCTTCTGCAGACATATCTTTTTCTGCCTTAATAATCACATTTCCATTATTAGACACTGCATAAAATACCTTTTGCCCATTAAAAGGCTTTAAATCATCCAAATTCTGATCAGACAAGGCTGCATTTGGAATCCCTAAATTACGAGCTAATAATTGCACATGAGACACCATATTCCCTTCTGAAACCGTCGCAATACCTGCGATTGGTTTTAAATCTGCTGGTGGGCGTTGAAAAATATAAATCTTATTTGAAGATACCTCAATAGCATCTGGTGATCCTGCAACAACGACAAGTTCTCCAAAAGCATAGCCTGGGTTTAAACCACGTACTGTGCTTTGGTTTGGTATGCTTAACACTTTATTAGTCAACGCTGATTCTTCAGCTATAAAATCACCCAATTCTCCTACCGCTTTACCTAAATGCAAGGCGATTGAGCCTCTAATTTTATCATCTATAAAACCATAGGCTAAAGGTTCAAAAGCAGTATACGTATTTACTTCATTTTGATAATTAGCTTTAACCATCCCTGAACTCCATTCTACTAAACTTCTTCCATTTTGTAAAACAGACGTTAACTCGCCTAAAGTAGCTTCATTGGTTTTGTTAGCAGACAGGGTTAAATTTAAAGCGTCCCATTCATGTTGTTCAATATAACCAGTTGCAGCTGTTGCCATACCTAAATAACACACCTTACTAACTAACTGTTCTACTGTTTCTGGTTGCCATAGTGGTGCATTTTTAAAGATAAGATCTTCAAGTACAATAGAAATATCTAATAGTTGTAAACGCGCAAGAGGCCTTTTTTCTTCAAGAAGATTCGCTCTTAGAGTGGTTAAGAATTCTGCTGTATTCTGAATTAAATCCGATGCATTATTAGAGTGATTATTTTGAATGGCATAATTTTTAAAAGTTTCACCAAACGTTGTTGACTTTAATATACTTGCCTTTGCTTGCAATGACATCAAATCTACAGGTTTAAAAAAAGTAGTCATAGTTGCCAATAATTCATCTAAAACCTTAATTTGACTCGCACCAAGCTTAGCAAGATGCTTTACTTTAAAAGCCCTTACTTTATCAATATCACTACTTTCTGGCTGTGCATGTATCTTAACGCGTAAATCCATAAAAGAAGGATACAGATCAGATAACACTTTAGATTGACTACGCATTAATTGTGCAAGGTTATCATCACCACTATGCGGAATATCTTTTAACGATTGCTTGATTAAAAAGTAATTTTCAACAATTAACTTATCCTTAGACAATAACCACTTGTAAAAGTCAATTCCCCATGCTTCCTCATCTTCCGACTGTATTGCACCTCTATAAAACTGGCTTTTCTGATTAATCCAACCATTATCAATAGCTCTTAAATACTTATCGATTTGATACTGTTTTAACCTTGAGTTGTCGTTATCAACATCTAAAAAAGCGTCATTTGTTGTGTTAGTTAAAATCTGTCCTAAATAAACATGATTACTTTTTGCTAATTTTTCAACGTCATCTTTATATCTCGCATGTTGATTTCCTGGTCCAATATTGTCAGGACAAGGATCTTTAGGTTGACGTAAACTACCATCCGTACAAAACCAACGGATATCTTTATAAGGACCACGTAAATCAGTCTTATAAATATTGATTTGCTCTTTTATCTTTTCTGGAGCAATTTGTTGCGCAGTTATTTGTGTTAAAAACAACAAAAACACTGAGCAAAATAGAACATTATTTTTCATTGATAATCAAAGGTTTATTACAATATACAACATAGTAATATAAATTATATAACTAATAATATTGTTTTGCAAAGTTGTTATAAAAGTTTGATAAAAATCAAATTAATTAGGTCTAATTTAACAGCTATTTCACACTAATAAAACTAAGGATAATTCTTTTTTAACCTACTTTTGCAGCATGCAAGAAAAACAGACTGTAAAACTAGAATTTATCATTTTAATGGCGTCGCTAATGTCTATTGTCGCTTTAGCAATAGATGCTATTTTACCTGCCATGTCAGCTATTGGTATCTCTATTAATAGTTTTGATACGGGTAATAATCAATTACTGATTACTATGATTTTTTTAGGTTTAGGTTTTGGGCAATTATTATTTGGACCTTTATCGGATAGTTTTGGACGAAAACCAATTGTATACATCGGTTTTACTGTATTTGCTTTAGGTAGTATTGTCTGTGTGCTTTCGCATAGTTTAGAAATGATGGTAGCCGGTCGTATCCTACAAGGGATAGGTTTAGCAGCACCAAGAACTATTGCTATTGCTATTATTAGAGATATGTTTAAAGGTGATTACATGGCAAAAATCATGTCTTTTGTAACTACTTTTTTTATTTTAGTACCTGTTATTGCTCCAGTAATGGGAAAATTTATATTAAACCATTATAATTGGACTGGTATCTTTTATGTCCAATTAGTTATGGCTTTTATAGTCAGTATTTGGTTTTGGAAAAGACAACCAGAAACCCTTAAACCTGAATACAAAATAAAATTTAGTAGACATGAATTTATTGATGGTGTCAGAGAACTAATAAAGTACAAAGAAACCATCGGGTTTACTATTATTTCTGGTTTTATCTCTGGTGCTTTTATTGTATATTTAAGTGCATCTCAAGTGATTTTTGAAAACCAATACGGTTTAATAGATGAGTTTCCATACATCTTTGCAGGATTGGCTTGTGGCGTGGGTTTATCAACCTTTTTAAACGGAAGTTTTGTGATGCGTTTAGGAATGTGGCGTCTATCTTATTTAGCTATTATAGTCTTTAGTGTCAATGCATTTTTATATGTCTTGTTATTCTGGAATGCTGCCACTAACCCCTCTTTAACGGTGATACTATTATTTATGGCTATTCAGTTTTTTACCATTGGTTTTATTTTTGGGAATTTAAGAGCCATTGCAATGGAACCTATTGGTCACATTGCAGGTATCGGAGCTGCCATTACAGGATTTGTGTCAACATTAATGGCGGTACCCATTGCTAATTTTATTGGTAGCTTTGTAAAAGATACTGCTTTACCTTTATTTATTGGCTTTACTGTTTTTGGAACGTTGTCTTTTTTAATATTTACATACATCAAATCGACTAGAAAGCGTAAAGCACGTGCTTAAATTATCCTTTTATAGACGTTAGTATATCTACAACCGAAGATATAATATACTCTACACCTATTGCTATTACAATAAACCCTATGATTCTTGATAGAGCATTAATACCTGATGCACCTAAAAATCGCACTATAAAATGAGCACTTTTTAAGATAATATAAATTGACACCGTTGCCAAGAGAATCGCTCCCACAATAATTAATATTTCAGAAGTTAAAACAAATTCTTGGTTATAGGTTATTAGTAAAGAGATAGTCCCTGGTCCTGCTAACATAGGTATGGCTAATGGCGTTAAACTAATAGCATCACGCGTATGTATATCTTCCTGTACTTTTTTACGCTTCATCCCTTTATGTTCTCTAAACTTACCTGTTAACAAAGCAAATCCAGACGAGGTAATTATCAGCCCTCCTGCTATCTTCAAAGCATTAAGACTAATTCCAAAAAAAGACAATATATATTGTCCAGCAAAAAACGAAAGCACTAAAATGACTAGCACATCTATCGCTGTCCAAAAAGCTGTGACAGACCGTTCTTTTTTGCTCAGTTCTTCTGTTAAACCTACAAATACAGGTACCGTTCCTAAAGGATTCATTATCGAAAATAAAGCACCAAATACGACTAAAAATAATTCCATTGTTTTTTCTGCAAATTCCGTGATTTAATTAAGTTCAAAAGTTACCACAGGATTAACTAATCTTAATTAAAACGTAAAGAATAAAAAGACACAAAACAAGAATCAACACACTCGTAAACAAATAATTAAACACCTAAAACAAGTGCTTAACAAATTATTTACATAGTAACACTACCGTAAAGGTTTCTTAAAACTTCATTCATTTTAAGGTAACATACAATTAGCTTCTTGACTGTAGTTTTGCTAAAAATTAACCATTAAAACAATCAATTAAAATGAAATTATTTAAACCACGTTTTATTCAGGTATGTATTCTAAGTCTTGCTTTTGGCTTTTTAGGATGTGAAGGCGAAGATGGACTTGACGGAACAAACGGTATAGACGGTCAAGACGGTCAAGATTACACGCCACCAGAAGGGTTATTTACTAACAAATCTGCATTAGATCCGTTAGTAAACATTAGCAGTAACTTTAGTAATGTAAATGCTTACTCTTTAATAAGCTCAACAGATTATCTACCAAACGGATTCCGTTTAGTTGGCGCACAGGATGGTGCGGGTTTACTAAAAGACGGTAACGAATATATTTATATCGTTAATGCAGAAGACGATTATAGTGTCTCGAGAATTAGATTTGACGAAAACATGACGCCTATTAAAGGAGAATGGTTATTAAACGCTGGAGTTGCAGACTTTGCAAGACAATGTTCTGGTACCATGTGGGAAGCTGCTATACATGGTGGTGCTCAAGATTTCTTTTTATCTGCTTCAGAAAGTATTGCATACGATGTTAAAGCAATCGATCCTTGGATAGAAACACCTACACCTACTGCCGATTTTGGTTTGGATGCTTTAGGTGAATTCTCATGGGAAAACGCAGTACCATTACCTCAAAATTCATTTGCAGGTAAAACAGTTATTATTGGTGGAGATGACGATTCTAGTGGATCTGAAGGTCAAGTCATCATGTACTTATCAGAAAATGGTGATGCAGATTTAACTAATGGTAAAATATATGTTTTGCGTTTAAAAGAAATTTCTGATGGTGCTAATGGTGTACAAGCTGTCACTACAAATACTGTTTATAACGAAAGTAGTTTGGACTTTGGAGCGACGTACGATGTTGAATTTGTCGAAATTGAAAATGGGGCATCAATGACTAAAACAGAAATGGAAACAGCTTGTACTGGTGTATTTGCCTCTCAATTTATGCGTGTTGAAGATGTCGATTATCAAAAAGGAAGCGATGACAATGGAAGAAATGTCTATTTTGCAGTAACGGGAAGAGGTCCTGGCGCAGGGACTTATAATGATTGGGGAACCGTTTATAAACTAAACTTAGATCCTACTAATCCTTTACAAGGACAGTTAACTCAAGTGGTTAGCGGTAATACCGACACTAATAATCAAGACGGAAACTTATCTAGCTTACAAAGTCCTGATAACATCTGTGTGACAGAAAACTATATTTATATCCAAGAAGATCCTAACTCATTTTCTAGAGGACATGCTGCAAGAATCTACCAAACAGATTTAAACGGAAACAATCCAACTGCCGTTTTAGATTTAAAAATAGAAAGCAACTTATCCCCTACTGGAAGTACGTCTTTATCAGGAGAATTTGGAGCATTAATTGACATTTCTGACAAAGTTGGTGTGCCAGACACCTTTATCCTAAACTTGCAACCACACTACTGGCAAAGCGACGAATTTATTTCTACAAACTTACCACACAACCAAGGTGGGCAAATCGTTTTATTACAAGGATTACCTAGATAAGACTTCGTCTTTTATTATTAATAATGAATCTCCGTTTTATAATGGAGATTCATTTTGTTTATTACAATCTTAACATGAAATCATACCATTCGTTTATAATTATTCTTACCTTATTATTAAGTCTTTCTGCTTGTAAAACTGATAAAACAGAAACCATAGACGTCATCCATTGGGACGTTGCTCAAAATTATTATATCGATAATTTAGATATCGCTTCTAAGTATTTAGATAGTTTAAAAACCGAAGGTCTTACTGGTAAAAACACCAAGTATTATTTTAAACTAGCCCGCGAAGCTTTTAAAAAAGCAGAACCCTTTGCTTCCTATTTAAATCCTGAAGTTGGACATAGAGCTAATGGTCCTGCTCTTCCTGTTTATAAAGAAGACACTGGCAAAATATTAAAACCAATAGGTCTTCAAAAAATTGAAGAAAGTATTTATGAGCAAGAAACTTCTATTATTGATTTCGAGCAAGAAATTTATGTTACCAAAGGACTCTTTTCAATATTAAAAGGAAACATGGAGAAAAGAATGCTCACCCCACAACGTTTTTTTATTGCAACGCATCAACAATTATTACGCATTGTAAGCTTGGGGATTTCTGGTTTTGACACACCTGTTAGCCATTTAGGACTTTCGGAAAGCGCAGTATCTTTAAATAGCTTAAAAATTATTTATGAAAATACAATTCAATCTTTAATCATAAAAAAAGATTCGACTTTGGATAAAGACTTTAAAGACAATATCACTAAAGCCATTCAGTTTACAAAAAGCAATACCGATTTTGATACGTTTGATCGGTTTGCATTTACTAGAGATTATCTTAATCCTATAACACGTAATTGGGTGTCTATTAGAAAAACAGCTGCTATTTGGGAACCGACTAATACCGAGCCTTTTAATTTTGAAGCACCAACTTTTTTTGAAAGCAATAGCTTCAACTTAAACTATTTTACACCTACTACCAATAGAAATCCTAGTGATAAACAAATTGCTTTAGGCGAAAAATTATTTTTTGACACACAACTTTCAGCCAATAACAGTATGGCTTGTGTCACCTGCCATAGTCCTGCTTTAGGTTATGCTGACGCTATGATTCTTAACTTAGATAATAATGGTAATAAATTACAGCGCAATACACCAACCTTAATAAATAGCGCCTTTCAAAAAAGCTTTTTTTGGGATGGGCGGTCAGAAACCATGATCGAGCAAATCTCATCTGTATTTTTAAATGACAAGGAGTTTAATACTAATGTTCACACATTTTCTGAAGCGATTTTACAAGACACAACTTATGTAAAATTATTCAAAGAAGCGTATGGACAAGTGCCAAAAAATAATGCTAATGTTATCAAAGCGTTATCCTCTTACATTTCTACATTAAACGGTTTTGATTCTAAATTTGATAGAAACATCAGAGGAGAAATCGATACTTACACAGAAGAGGAAACACTAGGTTATAATTTATTTATGGGAAAAGCACTATGCGCCACATGCCATTTTATGCCATTAACAAACGGAACAGTCCCTCCTTTTTATAACGACACTGAAAAAGAAGTCATTGGTGTTCCAAAAAATGCCGATAATAAAGAGAATGATACTGATTTAGGGTTTTACTTTAAATATAAAGAAGACTTACATAAAGGCATGTTTAAAACACCAACGTTAAGAAATATAGACATTACCGGCCCCTATATGCATAACGGTGTTTATCAAACTTTAGAAGAAGTTCTTAATTTTTACAACCTTGGAGGTGGCGGTGGTTTAGGTTTCGATTTAGAACACCAAACCCTTCCTTTTGATAATTTAGACCTTACAGAACCCGAGCAACAAGCCATTATCGCCTACATGAAAACACTAACAGATAATCCCGAAGTGTATTAAAACGTAGATTACCTTCAATGCTATTGAAAAATAAATCATCTCACAAATAACCTCTTTTAAATAAAATCAAAATACGTTTGGCTTATTAAATTATATTATTTTATATAACTTAGTACTATGAAAAACACCATTGCCGAACGTATTTTAGATTTTCTTAAAGGCTTCCCTCCTTTTAATGCTTTAAACCATGAGCAATTATTTGCTATTGCGTCAGAAGTCAAAGTGTTATACCTAGAAAAAGATACGTTTCTGTTTAAACAGAACGAAGATTTACACGACTCCTTTTACGTGGTAAAAGATGGTGCAATTGGTGTTTTTAGGGGAGACAAATTGGTAGACGAATGTGATGAAGGTGATATTTTTGGGCTAAGAGCACTTATCCGTAAAGATCATTATTTGTTAGATGCAAAAGCCATTGAAGAGAGTATTGTATACAGTATATCTTCAAAATTATTGGAGGATATTATAATTAATAATAAAAAGGCCAATCAGTTTATAATTGCAAGTTTTGCAACTAATACCCGTAATCCGTATAGTAATGAGGACAAAGGGACTTTATTTGCTAATGTTGCCATTTTAAAACCAGAAGCCTCTACTTTTACAGAAGTACAATCGGTTAACTACTCTAAAAACCCCATCGTTTGTGGTATTAATACAAGTATAAAAGAGGCCTCATTAATTATGAGCCAAAATAAAGTAGGTTCCATAATTATTACAGAAAACAAACTACCAATTGGAATTATAACGGATAAAGATCTGCGTAATAAAGTCGCTACGGGTTTACATCCCATCTCGGAACAAGTGGAAACTATAATGTCTAAACCAGTGATGACGTTTCCTGAAAATATATCTGTTGCAGAAGCACAAATTGCAATGCTAACAAACGATATTTCTCACTTATGTATTACTACGGATGGCACATCAAACTCGGACCTTATTGGCATCTTATCAGAACACGATATAATTGTTATCCACGGTAACAATCCTTCCGTTTTAATTAAAGAAATTAAACGTGCGACCTCTGCAGAATCCTTAAAATACATCAGAGAAAAGGCGCAAGACTTACTTAAAGGCTATCTTAAACAAAGTATGCCAATTAGTTTTGTTTCAAAGATTATATCTGCTATTAATGACGCCATTACCAAACGTGTTATTCATTTGTCTATTGCAGAGTTTGATAAAGCACCGCCTGTATCTTTTGCATGGTTAGCGATTGGTAGTCAAGGTCGAAAAGAGCAACTATTATTTACAGATCAAGACAATGCGTTGGTGTATGAAGATATTATTGAAGAAAGTAAAACCAAAGCCTATTTTTTAAAATTAGCCAAATCCGTTAACGATAAATTAGCCATTGTTGGTTTTGAATTATGTCCTGCAAATATGATGGCTAGCAATCCAAAATGGTGCTTATCCGTATCTGATTGGAAATCTCAATTTACCAATTGGATTACACATCCTGACGAAGACAAAATGATGTTATGTAATATCTTTTTTGACTATGATATTGTTTACGGAAACCCTAATTTGGTTAGTCAAATGTCTGACAGTATTTTTCAAGCGATTGATAATTATAGTATTTTCTTGAATTTTATGGGTCGAAATGTTTTAAAAAACCCGCCACCTTTAAGTTTCTTCCGAAATTTTCTAGTCGAAGACTCCGGAGAACATAAAGATCAGTTTGATATTAAACTTCGTGCCATTATGCCGCTTGTAGATGCTGCCCGTGTGTTAATCCTTTCTCATAATGTCAAAGAATTTAATAGCACCATTGCACGCTATCAAAAACTTGTCGAGCTAGAACCTCAAAACAAAGGTTTATACGAGTCTTGTATCTATGCTTTCAGAATTCTTTTACGTTTTAGAACCAAGCAAGGCTTAAAAAACAAAGACTCTGGACGCTACATAGATGTAAAAAACTTAAGTAAATCCAATAAACTAAAACTTAAAGGTTGTTTTAAACCTATCAAAGAC
This portion of the Olleya sp. Bg11-27 genome encodes:
- a CDS encoding cytochrome-c peroxidase, which gives rise to MKSYHSFIIILTLLLSLSACKTDKTETIDVIHWDVAQNYYIDNLDIASKYLDSLKTEGLTGKNTKYYFKLAREAFKKAEPFASYLNPEVGHRANGPALPVYKEDTGKILKPIGLQKIEESIYEQETSIIDFEQEIYVTKGLFSILKGNMEKRMLTPQRFFIATHQQLLRIVSLGISGFDTPVSHLGLSESAVSLNSLKIIYENTIQSLIIKKDSTLDKDFKDNITKAIQFTKSNTDFDTFDRFAFTRDYLNPITRNWVSIRKTAAIWEPTNTEPFNFEAPTFFESNSFNLNYFTPTTNRNPSDKQIALGEKLFFDTQLSANNSMACVTCHSPALGYADAMILNLDNNGNKLQRNTPTLINSAFQKSFFWDGRSETMIEQISSVFLNDKEFNTNVHTFSEAILQDTTYVKLFKEAYGQVPKNNANVIKALSSYISTLNGFDSKFDRNIRGEIDTYTEEETLGYNLFMGKALCATCHFMPLTNGTVPPFYNDTEKEVIGVPKNADNKENDTDLGFYFKYKEDLHKGMFKTPTLRNIDITGPYMHNGVYQTLEEVLNFYNLGGGGGLGFDLEHQTLPFDNLDLTEPEQQAIIAYMKTLTDNPEVY
- a CDS encoding MarC family NAAT transporter; protein product: MELFLVVFGALFSIMNPLGTVPVFVGLTEELSKKERSVTAFWTAIDVLVILVLSFFAGQYILSFFGISLNALKIAGGLIITSSGFALLTGKFREHKGMKRKKVQEDIHTRDAISLTPLAIPMLAGPGTISLLITYNQEFVLTSEILIIVGAILLATVSIYIILKSAHFIVRFLGASGINALSRIIGFIVIAIGVEYIISSVVDILTSIKG
- a CDS encoding DUF294 nucleotidyltransferase-like domain-containing protein, which encodes MKNTIAERILDFLKGFPPFNALNHEQLFAIASEVKVLYLEKDTFLFKQNEDLHDSFYVVKDGAIGVFRGDKLVDECDEGDIFGLRALIRKDHYLLDAKAIEESIVYSISSKLLEDIIINNKKANQFIIASFATNTRNPYSNEDKGTLFANVAILKPEASTFTEVQSVNYSKNPIVCGINTSIKEASLIMSQNKVGSIIITENKLPIGIITDKDLRNKVATGLHPISEQVETIMSKPVMTFPENISVAEAQIAMLTNDISHLCITTDGTSNSDLIGILSEHDIIVIHGNNPSVLIKEIKRATSAESLKYIREKAQDLLKGYLKQSMPISFVSKIISAINDAITKRVIHLSIAEFDKAPPVSFAWLAIGSQGRKEQLLFTDQDNALVYEDIIEESKTKAYFLKLAKSVNDKLAIVGFELCPANMMASNPKWCLSVSDWKSQFTNWITHPDEDKMMLCNIFFDYDIVYGNPNLVSQMSDSIFQAIDNYSIFLNFMGRNVLKNPPPLSFFRNFLVEDSGEHKDQFDIKLRAIMPLVDAARVLILSHNVKEFNSTIARYQKLVELEPQNKGLYESCIYAFRILLRFRTKQGLKNKDSGRYIDVKNLSKSNKLKLKGCFKPIKDIQELLSTRYKLSQML
- a CDS encoding multidrug effflux MFS transporter, which codes for MQEKQTVKLEFIILMASLMSIVALAIDAILPAMSAIGISINSFDTGNNQLLITMIFLGLGFGQLLFGPLSDSFGRKPIVYIGFTVFALGSIVCVLSHSLEMMVAGRILQGIGLAAPRTIAIAIIRDMFKGDYMAKIMSFVTTFFILVPVIAPVMGKFILNHYNWTGIFYVQLVMAFIVSIWFWKRQPETLKPEYKIKFSRHEFIDGVRELIKYKETIGFTIISGFISGAFIVYLSASQVIFENQYGLIDEFPYIFAGLACGVGLSTFLNGSFVMRLGMWRLSYLAIIVFSVNAFLYVLLFWNAATNPSLTVILLFMAIQFFTIGFIFGNLRAIAMEPIGHIAGIGAAITGFVSTLMAVPIANFIGSFVKDTALPLFIGFTVFGTLSFLIFTYIKSTRKRKARA
- a CDS encoding PEP/pyruvate-binding domain-containing protein — encoded protein: MKNNVLFCSVFLLFLTQITAQQIAPEKIKEQINIYKTDLRGPYKDIRWFCTDGSLRQPKDPCPDNIGPGNQHARYKDDVEKLAKSNHVYLGQILTNTTNDAFLDVDNDNSRLKQYQIDKYLRAIDNGWINQKSQFYRGAIQSEDEEAWGIDFYKWLLSKDKLIVENYFLIKQSLKDIPHSGDDNLAQLMRSQSKVLSDLYPSFMDLRVKIHAQPESSDIDKVRAFKVKHLAKLGASQIKVLDELLATMTTFFKPVDLMSLQAKASILKSTTFGETFKNYAIQNNHSNNASDLIQNTAEFLTTLRANLLEEKRPLARLQLLDISIVLEDLIFKNAPLWQPETVEQLVSKVCYLGMATAATGYIEQHEWDALNLTLSANKTNEATLGELTSVLQNGRSLVEWSSGMVKANYQNEVNTYTAFEPLAYGFIDDKIRGSIALHLGKAVGELGDFIAEESALTNKVLSIPNQSTVRGLNPGYAFGELVVVAGSPDAIEVSSNKIYIFQRPPADLKPIAGIATVSEGNMVSHVQLLARNLGIPNAALSDQNLDDLKPFNGQKVFYAVSNNGNVIIKAEKDMSAEERALFTKTERKSEKIEVPVESIILNESKVLNLRNVNASNSGKICGPKAANLGQLKQMFPEQVVEGLVIPFGIFRDHMNQDMPEQNQSYWQFLEAMFKEATAMEAKGIVESEIEHYQLRQLETLRAAIKKMPLKTDFIDQMEADFKSVLGQDLGAIPVFLRSDTNMEDLKEFTGAGLNLTLFNVVDKAKILEGIKDVWASPYTERSFKWRQKYLLNPENVFPSILVIPSVDVDYSGVLITKGLTSGNDNDLTIAFSRGAGGAVDGQSSETYLLKDDGGLQFLAPSRERFYNSLPITGGTFKKASTFEKPILNTQNISDIKQLAKTIRATMSQSTNSDYQGAYDVELGFKDNKLWLFQIRPFVENKKALSSAYLQSITPIVDNNKAIALSKKI